The following proteins are encoded in a genomic region of Danio rerio strain Tuebingen ecotype United States chromosome 16, GRCz12tu, whole genome shotgun sequence:
- the cd79a gene encoding B-cell antigen receptor complex-associated protein alpha chain precursor has translation MGFRLVLFLSFFAAVLSGKLEDLQLEPDEPLLRVQVSQEATVRCCYRCKESPEVSWIKNTPAINGTTMPDLVNFTKNVMNKPEGEKDGVICHSLVFKSVSVNDMGLYQCKLKHGLLTFFSHGTFLQIYLPLEKTLNLSEGVKNSIITVEGVLLLMCVLIPGTMLLCKSKKVNKLDRKTEREEENIYEGLNLDDCNSAYHQIQRSIQQGPYEDVACCEEDIQLEKP, from the exons CTGTTCTCAGTGGTAAACTGGAAGATCTACAACTGGAGCCGGATGAGCCATTACTGCGTGTGCAGGTCTCTCAAGAAGCCACAGTGCGCTGCTGCTACCGCTGTAAAGAAAGCCCTGAAGTCAGCTGGATCAAGAATACTCCCGCCATCAATGGCACCACAATGCCTGACTTGGTAAACTTTACAAAGAATGTGATGAACAAACCAGAGGGTGAAAAAGATGGAGTTATATGCCATTCGCTGGTCTTCAAAAGCGTCAGTGTCAATGATATGGGCCTGTATCAGTGTAAACTCAAGCACGGTTTACTTACCTTTTTTTCCCATGGCACCTTCCTTCAAATATACT TACCTTTGGAGAAGACTTTGAACCTCAGCGAGGGTGTGAAAAACAGTATTATAACAGTTGAAGGAGTGTTGCTGCTGATGTGTGTGCTGATTCCGGGCACCATGCTCCTCTGTAAG TCAAAGAAAGTGAATAAACTGGACAGGAAGACAGAAAGGGAGGAAGAGAATATCTATGAG GGTCTTAATCTGGATGACTGCAACTCAGCTTACCATCAGATTCAGCGCTCCATTCAGCAAGGCCCTTATGAGGATGTGGCTTGTTGTGAGGAAGACATTCAGCTGGAGAAGCCGTAG